The following are encoded together in the Humulus lupulus chromosome 5, drHumLupu1.1, whole genome shotgun sequence genome:
- the LOC133777687 gene encoding cyclin-dependent kinase F-4: MERYTLIKEVGDGTFGSVWRAIYKRTGEVVAIKKMKRKYFSWEECVNLREVKSLRKMNHPNIVKLKEVIRENDILYFVFEYMECNLYQLMKDRQKLFSETEIRNWCFQVFQGLSYMHQSGYFHRDLKPENLLVTKDLIKIADFGLAREINSMPPYTEYVSTRWYRAPEVLLQSCLYSSKVDMWAMGAIMAELFTLRPLFPGASEADEIYKICSVRGSPTEDSWADGLRLACEINYQFPKFAGVNLSALIPSASDNAINLINALCLWDPSKRPTAMEALQHPFFQSCYYVPPSLRPRPATVARTPPSATRIRGLSEQQCVKKYSGTLSNSMPSNFSSPKVHASSDVGVQRKLDMVSQDARKNEKSLKSSGTQQKYRPPVKSNPISVNRVRGAREVSDASEKLANMTIGSRKPTVGQRPPVKVGAPHVKTGAPLLKSGAPLLKAGVQWGGGAGDVYLRPVPHIQPGRTYTRKVVG, translated from the exons ATGGAGAG GTACACATTAATAAAGGAGGTTGGTGATGGAACATTTGGGAGTGTTTGGCGAGCCATTTATAAGAGAACTGGTGAAGTG GTTGCaattaaaaaaatgaagagaAAGTACTTTTCATGGGAGGAGTGTGTTAATCTGAGAGAAGTTAAG TCACTCCGCAAAATGAATCATCCTAATATTGTGAAGCTTAAGGAAGTCATCCGTGAAAATGATATCTTGTACTTTGTGTTTGAGTACATG GAGTGCAATCTTTACCAACTTATGAAAGACAGGCAGAAGCTTTTCTCTGAAACTGAGATCAGAAATTGGTGCTTCCAAGTTTTCCAAGGACTTTCATACATGCATCAGTCTGGATATTTTCATCGGGATCTAAAGCCTG AGAATCTGCTGGTAACAAAAGATTTGATCAAAATTGCTGATTTTGGTTTGGCTCGAGAAATTAATTCTATGCCACCATACACGGAGTATGTCTCAACTCGTTG GTATCGAGCCCCTGAAGTGCTGCTACAATCATGCCTATATAGTTCTAAAGTTG ATATGTGGGCGATGGGTGCTATTATGGCTGAGTTGTTTACTCTACGTCCTCTATTTCCAGGCGCTAG TGAAGCAGATGAAATCTACAAAATCTGTAGTGTAAGAGGCAGTCCAACTGAGGATTCATGGGCTGACGGTCTTCGCCTTGCATGTGAGATCAACTATCAATTCCCAAAG TTTGCGGGTGTCAATCTGTCAGCGCTCATTCCATCAGCAAGTGACAATGCAATCAACCTGATCAAT GCACTTTGTTTATGGGACCCTTCCAAGAGGCCAACCGCAATGGAGGCTCTTCAGCATCCTTTCTTTCAG AGTTGCTATTATGTTCCTCCTTCCCTTCGTCCCAGACCGGCAACTGTTGCTAGAACTCCTCCCTCTG CTACAAGAATAAGAGGATTATCAGAGCAACAATGCGTGAAAAAATATTCTGGGACTTTATCTAATTCAATGCCAAGCAATTTTTCTTCACCGAAAGTACATGCATCTTCGGATGTTG GAGTGCAGCGCAAACTGGATATGGTTAGCCAG gATGCGAGAAAGAATGAGAAATCTTTGAAGAGCTCTGGAACTCAACAAAAATATCGACCCCCAGTAAAGAGCAATCCTA TCTCAGTGAATAGGGTTAGAGGAGCGCGTGAAGTTTCGGATGCATCTGAGAAGCTGGCTAACATGACGATTGGTTCCCGTAAGCCAACTGTTGGGCAGCGTCCCCCAGTGAAGGTTGGAGCCCCTCATGTGAAGACTGGAGCACCTTTGTTGAAATCCGGAGCCCCACTTTTGAAGGCTGGAGTCCAGTGGGGTGGTGGGGCCGGTGATGTGTATTTAAGGCCGGTCCCACATATCCAACCTGGAAGAACCTACACCAGGAAAGTTGTCGGATGA